Part of the Actinomyces howellii genome, GCCCGTTTCACCGACCTCGCCGGCACCGCGCGCGTCGTCGCCCTCGACCCCCGGGCGGCCGTCCGGTCCGGGTACGAGCAGGCAGCGGTCCTCGTGGCGCGGAGCATTGAGGCCGTCGGGGCCGACTCCGACTGGGTCCGGCAGTGGCACGAGGCCGTGGCCGGGCTGGACCCGTTGACCCCTGAGGTCGACCGCCCCGGGCCGGACCACGGCTCAGGGCCGCTGAGCGCCGACGCCGTCGTCCAGGCGGTCTGGGAGGCTGCGCTGGAGGCCGGTGCGGGACCGCTCGGGGACACGACCGGGGACACGACCGGGGACCCTGCCGGGGACACGGAGCCCGACGGGCTGCCCGCGGTGCTCGTGCTGGGGTCGTCGATGACCGTGCGTCGCCTCGACAGGCTGGCCGCCCTGGCCGCCCCGCGGCTGCCGGCCCCGCGTGCCGTCGCCAACCGCGGGCTGGCCGGCATCGACGGGACGCTGGCCACGGCCACGGGTGTGGCCCTGGGGGTCGGCGCACCCGTGCGCGCCGTCGTCGGTGACCTCACCTTCCTCCACGACGCGATGAGTCTGGGACGCGGGATCCACGAGACCGAGCCGGACCTCCAGGTCATCGTCCTCGACGACGCCGGAGGCGCCATCTTCGCGACGCTGGAGTACGCGGGGGTTCCCGGAGCGCACCGGTTCGACCGCCTCTTCACGACACCGCAGACCCCGAGGGTCGACGCGTTGGCCAGGGCGCTGGGCGCCACCGTCCACAGCCCCGAGGACCTCGCCGGGCTCCGGCGGGTGCTCGCCGCCCCGGTCAGCGGGCTGAGTGTCGTCCACGTCAGGCTCGGGGACCGGAGGGGCGGCGCTACCGGGGCTGATGGGCTAGCGGGGTGAGCGGGATCGCGTCGGTGTGACGCGACGAGCCGCGTTGACGCTGGCGCCGCGCCCGTCGGAGGGGTGAGGATTCACAGGTGAGACCCAGTCGGGTACTGGTGTTGCCCCAGGCCGCCGGTGTTGGGTGTGCCAGACTGGCACGTGGGCCCATGAGCCGAGGAGGAGACCTATGACGACGAACGACGAGTATCCCGGTTACGGAGAGCCGTCGGTCCCCGGCGGGCCCGCACAGCCCCAGGACGGGGAGAGCCGGGCCTCCAGCCCCGCGCAGGCTCCCGGCCCCGCGCAGGCCCCCGGCCCCGCGCAGGCCCCCGGCCCGGAGGACACCGCCCGCCTGCCCGAGGGGCAGCAGGCCGGTCCGGCGCCCCAGGGCGACGCACGCTTCGCCCCGCCGGCCTCCGCCCCCTACGGCACCGCGCCTCAGACCCCGGCCGGGTACTCGGCGCCCACCGCCTACTCCGCCCCCGGTGAGGCCCCGGAGGCGCGTCCCGCCTACGCCTCCCCGTCCTCCTACCCCGCCCCCGGGCCCTCCTCCTACTCCGCCCCCGGGGCGGCCCCCCAGGGCCCCGCCTCTCAGCCCGGTGCCCCTGTCCCGTCCGCTGGGCCCCTGCCCGTCCAGCCGGCCTCCGGCACCTCCTCGCGCCCCGCGCGCCGAGGGCCGGGATGGGGCGGTGTCGTCGCGATCTCCCTGGCGACGGCGCTGCTCGCCACCGGGGGCGCGGTGGGCGCCACCCAGCTGCTCGACGACGACCCGACCACGACGACGACGTCGACGGCGGCCCCGACCTCGATCGCCACCGGTCCGACGACGCAGACGGTGACCTCCACCGGCACGACCCCCGACTGGGAGGCCGTCACGGCGGCGGTGTCGAACGCGGTCGTGTCGATCACCGTGGCCACCGCCAACGGCACCGGCGTGGGCTCGGGCGTCATCTACGACTCCTCGGGGCACATCATCACGAACAACCACGTCGTGTCCGGGGCGACCCAGCTCCAGGTCTCCCTGGCGGACGGTCGCATCTACGAGGCCAGGCTGACCGGCACCGACCCGGCCACGGACCTGGCGGTCATCGAGCTGGTCGACGCCCCCGACGACCTGACGGTCGCCCGTTTCGGGGACTCGAGCACCCTGGTGACCGGGCAGGACGTCCTGGCGATCGGCAACCCCCTGGGCCTGTCGTCGACCGCGACGACGGGGATCATCTCGGCGCTCGACCGTCCTGTCGTGACCACCCAGGAGGAGCAGTCCGAGGAGGGCGACTCCTCGGGGCTGCCCGACTCCCTGGGCGGTCTGCTCGGTCAGAGCCAGACGACGACGACCGAGGTCTACACCAACGCGATCCAGATCGACGCGGCCGTCAACCCCGGGAACTCCGGCGGTCCGCTCTTCGACGAGACCGGTGCGGTGATCGGGATCACGAGCTCGATCGCGTCGACCTCGGAGACGAGCGGCTCGATCGGCATCGGCTTCGCCATCCCCGCGAACCTGGCGACCAAGGTCGCCGACCAGCTCATCGAGTCCGGCACCGCCACCCACGCCTTCCTCGGTGTGGGCACGAGCAACGGCGGGGCCACCGCCGGCGGCGTGACCCGGGCCGGGGCTGAGGTCACGACGGTTGAGACCGACTCGCCCGCGCAGGAGGCCGGGATCAAGGAGGGGGACGTCATCACCGCCATCGACGGCAAGTCGACGAACCAGTCCGCCGCCCTCATCGGCTTCGTGCGGCAGTACTCCGCCGGTGACGAGGTGACCCTGACGATCATCCGCGACGGCGAGGAGATGGAGGTTCCCGTCACCCTGTCGGAGCGCAAGGACGGGTAAGGACGGGTCAGGACCGGGCAGGACGGGTCAGGGCGCCCCGAGCGCGTCGAGCACCGGGCGCATCTTCGCCGCCGTCTCCGCCAGCTCGTCGGCGGGGTCGGAGCTCGGCATGATCCCGCCTCCGCCCAGGACGCGGACGGGTGCCTGCGGGCCGGTGCCGGTCCTGCCGCCCTCGGCCAGCTGAGCGGCACGCAGGGCGATGCACCACTCGCCCTCCCCGTGCCAGTCCACCCAGCCCACGGGCCCGGAGTACCGGCCCCGGTCCATGCCCTCGAGCTCGTCGATGAGGCGGGCCGCAGCAGGGGTCGGGGTGCCGCAGACCGCCGCCGTCGGGTGCAGGGCGCCGACGAGGGCCAGCGCCCCGGTGTCGCCGGCGACGACACCGGAGATGTCGCTGGCCAGGTGCAGCACGTTGGGGAGCGTGAGCACGAAGCGCTCGGGGGCCTCGACCACCGAGCACAGCGGTTCCAGGGAGCTCAGGGCCGAGGCGCGGGCGAGGGCGTGCTCCCGGTTGTTCTTCGGGTCGGCCTCCAGCCACGCCGCCAGCGCGGAGGGCTCGTCGGCCGGCTGGTCGCCTCCCGCCCGCCGACGGCGCGCGGTTCCCGCCAGCACCCGGCTCGACAGCCGTCGATCACGCAGACGCACGAGGAGCTCCGGTGTGGCGCCGACCATGCCGTCAGCGGCGAAGGTCCAGCACGAGGGGTAGGCCGCGGCCAGTCGCCCGAGCAGGTCGCCCGTCGTCCCCGTGGCCCTCGGCACGGCCGTGACGTCACGGGCCAGGACGACCTTGTCCGCCTCACCCGCGCGCAGCCGGGCGCTGGCCTGCGCCACCGCCGCGCGCCAGGACGCCTCGCTCCGGGCTCCCGGCGTGACACGCGCCCCGGGAGCCTGCGGGACGCCCCGGCTCGCCGCGGCGGCTGCGGTGAGCGCGCGGAGGTCGAGCCCCCCGTCAGGGTCCTGGCCGCGGGCGCGCACCGTCGTCACCCAGGAGCCCCGGGCGTCGCGCCCGACGAGCACCCCGGGGACCAGGAGCACCGAGCGCTCCGAGGAGGACGGTGAGAAGGTGATCGCCCCGAGGGCCACGGGACCGGTGCCCGGGCGCACGAGCGGGTCGGACCACCACGAGGCGTGCACGACCGCCCGCCACGCCGCACGCAGCTCCTCGATGCGTCCCGGCCCTGTCGCCTCGATCCTCAGGACGGGGTCCCAGCCCACGAGGCCCTGACCGTGGCGCACCCACGCCACGACGTCGTCGCGGCCCGCCAGCAGGGACAGCGGCGGCCCCGGGGCCGCCCACGGGGCGCCGGTCAGCTCGGTCGTGGTGAAGGTGAGCCGGGGAGGGCGCTCCAGCAGGTCGCGGGCCGCCAGGCTCAGGCAGGCGGCCACCTCAGCGTGCCGCCGGCCTCGTGCCGCGGTGCACGGCCACGATGCCCCCCGAGAGGTTCTTGTAGGCCACGGCGCGCCACCCGGCCTCGTGCATGAGCGCGGCCAGCCCCTCCTGGTCGGGCCAGGCCAGGATCGACTCGGCGAGGTAGTCGTAGGCCTCGGTGTTCGAGGACACGAGGCGCGCGGCGGCGGGCAGCGCCGTGCCGAGGTAGAACCGGTAGAGGCGTGAGAAGACCGCGGAGGTGGGGGTGGAGAACTCGGCGATGACGATCCGTCCGCCCGGCCTGGTCACCCGCGCCATCTCGCGCAGGGCCCGGGGAGCGTCCTGGACGTTGCGCAGGCCGTAGGAGATCGTCGTGACGTCGAAGGTGGCGTCGGCGAAGGGCAGGGCCGTGGCGTCACCCGCCACGAAGTCGATCTCCGGGTGGCGCCGCTTGCCCTGGGCGACCATCCCGGTGGAGAAGTCGCAGGCCACGACCTGCGCGCCGTCGGCGGCGTACTCGACCGCCGAGGTTCCGGTGCCGGCCGCCAGGTCGAGCACCCTCGTGCCGGGGCGCGCACCGACCGCCGAGCGCGTCACGGCGCGCCACATCCGGACCTGCCACAGGCTCATGACGTCATTGGTCAGGTCATAGCGGTGCGCGACCGCGTCGAACATGCCCGCAACCTCCCGCGGGTCCTTGAGGAGGGTTGCTCGGCTCATGGCCCGATCATCGCAGACCCGGGCCGCCGGGCGAGGACCGCGGACCGCGGCCCGTGCGCGGACGCCGCACAGAGGACAGAAATACGTCATGACAGAAGGCCTAAAATCGGGGCGGCCTCCCTGGGAGCTGCGGGCCTCGGTTGACGGGGCGCCGGTGCAATCGTGCAGAAAACGCTGGATCCCGAGCGCCTCGGCAGGACAGGCGGCGTGCCTCGGTAGAGTCGGTGACGGTCCTCCGCGCCCGAGGGGGACCTCGGTCCCGGCCAGCGACCGGATCTCACCGGCCCCGACGCACGACGCGGACGACGCAGACAAGGAGGCAGCCTCGTGGCGCGCAGCACCGCCCCCGCCTCCGCAGCGACGGCGGCACCGGACGCTCCGGTGGCTCCGCCGGCTCCGCTGGCTCCTCTGTCCACGGCCTCCCAGGGGCGTCGGGTCGAGACGGCGGACGTTATCGTCGTCGGGGCGGGGCCCGCGGGAGCCTCGGCCGCCTACCACCTGGCCGTCCTCGGCCTCGACGTCGTCGTCCTCGAGCGTCAGGAGCTGGGACGGGACAAGGTCTGCGGAGACGGTCTGACGCCCTCGGCCGTGCGCGAGCTCGTCCGCATGGGGGTCGACACCTCGTCGTGGCAGCGCAACACCGGTCTGCGGGTGGTCGGGGGAGGCCACCTCCTTCACGTCCCGTGGCCCGAGACCCCGACCCTGCCCTCCTACGGACTGGCCAGGCGGCGCGCCGAGCTCGACCGGGACCTGGCCGAGCACGCCGCCAAGGCCGGCGCGCGACTGCTCACCGGGGTGAGCGTCACGGCACCGGTGACGACCCGCTCAGGGCGCGTCGTCGGGGTCGAGGCGCGTCCCTCCGCCCGTGCCGCCCACCCCTGCCTGACCTCGCCGACCACCGTGACCGCGCCGGTGGTCATCGACGCAGGCGGGGTCTCCGCCCGCCTGGCCACCGCCGCGGGCCGGCTCCGGGACTCCGCGAGGCCCCTGGGGGTGGCCGTGCGCGCCTACTTCCGCTCCCCGCGGGCCGACGACGCCTGGATGGAGTCCCGCCTCGAGCTGTGGGACGGCCCGCCCGGGCGCTCCGACCTCCTGCCCGGCTACGGATGGCTGTGGCCGGTGGGCGACGGGCTCGTCAACGTCGGGCTCGGCTCAGTGTCCTCTCGGTCGTCCTCACGGTTGTCCTCAGGGGCCGGGAGCCGGGCGGGCGCCCGGATCGACTACAAGGCGGTCTTCGGTCGCTGGATGGCCGCCGTGCCCCCCTCCTGGGGCCTGACCCCGGACAACCAGGTGGGCCGCCTGGCCTCCGCCGCGCTGCCCATGGCCTTCAACCGCAAGCCCCACTACGCCGAGGGCCTCATGCTCCTGGGCGACGCCGGCGGCATGGTCTCGCCCTTCAACGGCGAGGGCATCGCCCAGGCGCTCATGTCCGGGCGCCTGGCCGCCGAGTCCGTCGCCCAGGCCTCGGCCCGCTCGACAGCGGCCGGGCGCGAGCAGGCCCTGGCCCAGTACCCCCTCGCCCTGCGCGCCGAGCTGGGTGGCTACTACACCCTGGGGCGCGTCTTCGTCTCCCTCATCGAGCACCCCGAGGTCATGCGCCTGTGCACTCGGCACGGGCTGGGGCGCAAGCACCTCATGCGGCTCGTCACCAAGCTCCTGTCCGACGGCTGGGAGCGCCGCGGCGGCGACGCCGCCGACCACCTCATCCAGACCCTCACAAGAATGGTGCCGGCAGCATGAACCCCTACGTCTCCTTGCTCATCATGGCGGCGCTGGCCTTCCTCGTGGCCATCGGCGGACTCGGCCTGTCCGCGATCATCAGCCCCAACCGGCGCAACCGGGTCAAGGTCGCCGCCTACGAGTGCGGCATCGACCCCACCCCGGCGCACCCGGACAAGGGGCGCTTCCCCGTCGCCTTCTACCTCGTGGGAATGACCTTCATCATCTTCGACGTCGAGGTGGTCTTCCTCTACCCGTGGGCCACGGCCTTCGCCCGCCTCGGCATGTTCGGGCTGGGCGCGGCGCTCGTCTTCATCGCCCTCATCACGGTGCCCTACGTCCTGGAGTGGCGCCGCGGCGGACTGGACTGGGACTGAGGCACCAGTGAGCAGGACATCGGGTACACCCAGGACACGGAGGGCACGACGGCCATGAACATGAACGACTACAACGAGAAGATGCGGGGCATCCCCTCCAAGAGGGACGACCCCTACGCCCAGGCCGCCGCGGCGGTCGACAGCCCGGGGTTCCTGCTCACGAGCGTCGAGCGCCTCACCGGCCTGGCCCAGGCCCGCTCCCTGTGGCCGGTCACGATGGGCCTGGCCTGCTGCGCCATCGAGATGATGGCCGCGGGCACCCCCCGCTTCGACATGGCGCGATTCGGCTGGGAGGTCTTCCGGGCCTCCCCGCGACACGCCGACGTCATGATCGTCTCGGGCCGCCTGTCCCACAAGATGGCCCCGATCGTGCGCAACGTCTACGACTCGATGCCCGAGCCCAAGTGGGTCATCTCCATGGGGGCCTGCGCCTCGAGCGGGGGCATCTTCAACAACTACGCCATCGTCCAGGGCTGCGACCACGTCGTGCCGGTGGACATCTACCTGCCCGGCTGCCCGCCGCGGCCCGAGATGCTCATCAACGCCATGCTCGAGCTGACCCGTCAGATCGAGAAGCGTCCCGTGCTCGCCCACCGCGAGGAGATCGCGCGCGCCGTCGAGGCCGCGGCCCTGGCCGCCACACCCACCTCCGAGATGAAGGGCCTGCTCGCATGAGTGAGAACACCGCCGAGGACGGCGCCCCCACCGAGGCGGCCGAGCTCGCCGTGCCGGCCGTGCCCGAGGTCGCCGGCCAGCCCGTGCGACCCGAGCTGCGCCTCGAGGTCGTCTCCGCCCACACCGGCCACTTCGGCGCCCCGGACTCCGGCGACACCACCGGCTACGGGGG contains:
- a CDS encoding trypsin-like peptidase domain-containing protein, which translates into the protein MTTNDEYPGYGEPSVPGGPAQPQDGESRASSPAQAPGPAQAPGPAQAPGPEDTARLPEGQQAGPAPQGDARFAPPASAPYGTAPQTPAGYSAPTAYSAPGEAPEARPAYASPSSYPAPGPSSYSAPGAAPQGPASQPGAPVPSAGPLPVQPASGTSSRPARRGPGWGGVVAISLATALLATGGAVGATQLLDDDPTTTTTSTAAPTSIATGPTTQTVTSTGTTPDWEAVTAAVSNAVVSITVATANGTGVGSGVIYDSSGHIITNNHVVSGATQLQVSLADGRIYEARLTGTDPATDLAVIELVDAPDDLTVARFGDSSTLVTGQDVLAIGNPLGLSSTATTGIISALDRPVVTTQEEQSEEGDSSGLPDSLGGLLGQSQTTTTEVYTNAIQIDAAVNPGNSGGPLFDETGAVIGITSSIASTSETSGSIGIGFAIPANLATKVADQLIESGTATHAFLGVGTSNGGATAGGVTRAGAEVTTVETDSPAQEAGIKEGDVITAIDGKSTNQSAALIGFVRQYSAGDEVTLTIIRDGEEMEVPVTLSERKDG
- a CDS encoding isochorismate synthase; amino-acid sequence: MAACLSLAARDLLERPPRLTFTTTELTGAPWAAPGPPLSLLAGRDDVVAWVRHGQGLVGWDPVLRIEATGPGRIEELRAAWRAVVHASWWSDPLVRPGTGPVALGAITFSPSSSERSVLLVPGVLVGRDARGSWVTTVRARGQDPDGGLDLRALTAAAAASRGVPQAPGARVTPGARSEASWRAAVAQASARLRAGEADKVVLARDVTAVPRATGTTGDLLGRLAAAYPSCWTFAADGMVGATPELLVRLRDRRLSSRVLAGTARRRRAGGDQPADEPSALAAWLEADPKNNREHALARASALSSLEPLCSVVEAPERFVLTLPNVLHLASDISGVVAGDTGALALVGALHPTAAVCGTPTPAAARLIDELEGMDRGRYSGPVGWVDWHGEGEWCIALRAAQLAEGGRTGTGPQAPVRVLGGGGIMPSSDPADELAETAAKMRPVLDALGAP
- a CDS encoding demethylmenaquinone methyltransferase, which gives rise to MSRATLLKDPREVAGMFDAVAHRYDLTNDVMSLWQVRMWRAVTRSAVGARPGTRVLDLAAGTGTSAVEYAADGAQVVACDFSTGMVAQGKRRHPEIDFVAGDATALPFADATFDVTTISYGLRNVQDAPRALREMARVTRPGGRIVIAEFSTPTSAVFSRLYRFYLGTALPAAARLVSSNTEAYDYLAESILAWPDQEGLAALMHEAGWRAVAYKNLSGGIVAVHRGTRPAAR
- a CDS encoding geranylgeranyl reductase family protein, whose translation is MSTASQGRRVETADVIVVGAGPAGASAAYHLAVLGLDVVVLERQELGRDKVCGDGLTPSAVRELVRMGVDTSSWQRNTGLRVVGGGHLLHVPWPETPTLPSYGLARRRAELDRDLAEHAAKAGARLLTGVSVTAPVTTRSGRVVGVEARPSARAAHPCLTSPTTVTAPVVIDAGGVSARLATAAGRLRDSARPLGVAVRAYFRSPRADDAWMESRLELWDGPPGRSDLLPGYGWLWPVGDGLVNVGLGSVSSRSSSRLSSGAGSRAGARIDYKAVFGRWMAAVPPSWGLTPDNQVGRLASAALPMAFNRKPHYAEGLMLLGDAGGMVSPFNGEGIAQALMSGRLAAESVAQASARSTAAGREQALAQYPLALRAELGGYYTLGRVFVSLIEHPEVMRLCTRHGLGRKHLMRLVTKLLSDGWERRGGDAADHLIQTLTRMVPAA
- the ndhC gene encoding NADH-quinone oxidoreductase subunit A; amino-acid sequence: MNPYVSLLIMAALAFLVAIGGLGLSAIISPNRRNRVKVAAYECGIDPTPAHPDKGRFPVAFYLVGMTFIIFDVEVVFLYPWATAFARLGMFGLGAALVFIALITVPYVLEWRRGGLDWD
- a CDS encoding NADH-quinone oxidoreductase subunit B gives rise to the protein MNMNDYNEKMRGIPSKRDDPYAQAAAAVDSPGFLLTSVERLTGLAQARSLWPVTMGLACCAIEMMAAGTPRFDMARFGWEVFRASPRHADVMIVSGRLSHKMAPIVRNVYDSMPEPKWVISMGACASSGGIFNNYAIVQGCDHVVPVDIYLPGCPPRPEMLINAMLELTRQIEKRPVLAHREEIARAVEAAALAATPTSEMKGLLA